A window of the Pelagicoccus enzymogenes genome harbors these coding sequences:
- a CDS encoding thiamine pyrophosphate-dependent enzyme — protein MSTASPTPPKAERGVLTKKGLQADHPTWCPGCGDFAVLAAYYKTLEKLDLPQQNIVTLAGIGCSSRFPYFVNTHGGHFIHGRSLPFASGVSLGRDDLHVFVFGGDGDGFSIGGNHLDHAGRKNFRMTYVIMDNFVYGLTKKQTSPTSPQGFKSKTDPWGVFDRPTNPMRKLLSSGATFVARTHATQIKHMMEMYERAAKHDGFSVIEVLSECVEFNKGAFDAGNPRKGGAFEIIDEAVHDVTDMAAALALAEEPWPGKFGVYYQSVEPTKNKLESDLVQATREKVGHRSDKELLSKTFASMR, from the coding sequence ATGAGTACAGCTAGCCCCACCCCTCCCAAGGCCGAACGCGGCGTCCTGACAAAGAAAGGGCTGCAAGCGGACCACCCCACTTGGTGTCCCGGCTGCGGAGACTTCGCAGTCTTGGCGGCCTATTACAAGACGCTGGAGAAGCTCGACTTGCCGCAGCAAAACATCGTGACCTTGGCTGGCATCGGCTGCTCCTCGCGTTTCCCCTATTTCGTGAACACGCATGGCGGGCACTTCATTCATGGACGGTCCTTGCCCTTCGCCTCTGGGGTAAGCCTGGGGCGTGACGACTTGCATGTTTTCGTGTTTGGCGGCGACGGGGACGGTTTCTCGATCGGCGGTAACCACCTCGATCACGCGGGACGCAAGAACTTCCGCATGACCTACGTGATCATGGACAACTTCGTTTACGGGCTGACCAAGAAGCAGACTTCGCCTACCTCTCCGCAGGGCTTTAAGTCGAAGACGGACCCTTGGGGGGTATTCGACCGGCCTACCAATCCCATGCGAAAGCTCCTTTCCAGCGGCGCGACTTTCGTAGCCCGCACCCATGCGACCCAGATCAAGCACATGATGGAAATGTACGAGCGAGCAGCCAAGCACGACGGCTTTTCCGTGATTGAGGTGCTCAGCGAGTGCGTGGAGTTCAACAAGGGCGCCTTCGACGCGGGCAATCCGCGCAAGGGCGGAGCCTTTGAAATCATAGACGAGGCGGTCCATGACGTCACCGACATGGCCGCGGCCTTGGCCCTCGCCGAAGAGCCGTGGCCCGGCAAGTTTGGCGTGTACTACCAGTCTGTGGAGCCGACCAAGAACAAGCTCGAGAGCGATCTCGTGCAGGCGACGCGCGAAAAGGTGGGTCACCGTTCGGACAAGGAGCTGCTAAGCAAAACCTTCGCCAGCATGAGGTAG
- a CDS encoding 2-oxoacid:acceptor oxidoreductase subunit alpha, producing the protein MPQDTVNPIPAREELIRDAVIRLAGNSQDGIQSIGGFLARLAGRSAQEVMTYMTIPATISGGPSIFQVRMGTGEVLSAGDEADFLLAFYQHSYDNHIGFLKEGGVLLYDSDHVKPEDSEHRFVLVGVPISALTVEALGGSSREKGKNLFALGLLARIFKLDVAKLRAIFKERFGGKSEDVLRNVNLAFDAGFSYPIDNVLDRYFSFQAEEQGDGPQQVTMDGNTALTLGLIAGGVRHGAGYPITPWSTIMEMLRQQLPQYGGVFVQAEDELAAVSMAIGFSYAGRLAVTGSSGPGISLKMEALGWATMAEIPLVVVNIQRGGPSTGLPTNVEQSDLLQAIHGSHGDCPRVVLAAENVEDCFYIAREACELARKYSVPVFVLSDMSLASRIEAFDEPDLDTLMVEPTLDTEDRPENFKPYDLERITRHAPPGSWVEGGVFPQVTGLEHDESGHPSANPQMHAKMMKKRRAKIQQIAAELPASQVFGDTEGEVLVVGWGSTWGPIRETVIRERDRGRKIGHLQIRYINPLPNDLEGIFARFDKVLVVEMNDEGLYGYGQLAMLLRARYCNPAIRSLNKTDGLTFKIKEIMQGIEAISPFPTATL; encoded by the coding sequence ATGCCCCAAGATACAGTTAACCCCATCCCTGCTCGCGAAGAGTTGATTCGCGACGCAGTCATACGTCTGGCGGGAAATTCGCAAGACGGCATCCAGTCAATTGGAGGATTCCTAGCCCGGCTCGCGGGGAGGAGTGCTCAGGAAGTCATGACCTACATGACGATTCCGGCGACGATCTCGGGAGGGCCGTCGATCTTTCAAGTTCGCATGGGCACCGGTGAGGTGCTATCGGCGGGGGACGAGGCGGACTTCTTGCTAGCTTTCTACCAGCACAGCTACGACAACCATATCGGCTTTCTGAAAGAGGGAGGAGTGTTGCTTTACGACTCTGACCACGTGAAGCCGGAGGACAGCGAACATCGATTCGTGCTAGTAGGCGTGCCGATTTCGGCTCTCACGGTGGAAGCCCTCGGCGGATCCAGTCGCGAGAAGGGGAAGAACCTCTTCGCGCTCGGGCTGCTGGCTCGCATCTTCAAGCTGGACGTGGCCAAGCTGCGAGCGATTTTCAAGGAGCGATTCGGGGGCAAGTCGGAGGATGTCTTGCGCAACGTGAATTTAGCTTTCGATGCGGGCTTTTCGTATCCGATAGACAATGTCCTGGATCGCTACTTTTCCTTCCAGGCCGAAGAGCAGGGCGATGGTCCGCAGCAGGTGACGATGGACGGAAACACGGCGTTGACGCTCGGCTTGATTGCGGGAGGCGTGCGGCATGGAGCCGGGTATCCCATCACGCCATGGTCGACTATCATGGAGATGCTGCGCCAGCAGCTCCCCCAGTACGGTGGCGTATTCGTGCAAGCCGAAGACGAGCTAGCGGCGGTTTCCATGGCTATCGGATTTTCCTACGCCGGGCGCTTGGCGGTGACGGGCAGTTCGGGGCCGGGCATATCCTTGAAGATGGAAGCTCTCGGGTGGGCGACCATGGCGGAGATCCCGCTGGTGGTCGTGAATATTCAGCGGGGCGGTCCCAGCACGGGCTTGCCGACCAACGTGGAGCAGAGCGACCTCTTGCAAGCGATCCACGGGAGTCACGGAGACTGTCCCCGCGTGGTACTGGCTGCGGAGAATGTGGAGGACTGTTTCTACATTGCCCGAGAGGCTTGCGAGCTCGCCCGCAAGTACAGCGTTCCTGTATTCGTTTTGTCTGACATGTCTCTCGCCTCTCGTATCGAAGCTTTCGACGAGCCAGATTTGGATACGTTGATGGTAGAGCCTACTTTGGATACGGAAGACCGGCCGGAGAATTTCAAGCCCTACGACCTGGAACGAATCACCCGCCACGCTCCTCCGGGCTCATGGGTGGAGGGCGGCGTCTTCCCTCAAGTGACGGGGTTGGAGCACGACGAGTCCGGCCACCCCTCCGCGAATCCGCAGATGCATGCGAAGATGATGAAGAAGCGTCGGGCTAAGATTCAGCAAATCGCGGCGGAGCTGCCTGCGTCTCAAGTTTTTGGAGACACGGAAGGCGAAGTTCTGGTCGTTGGCTGGGGGTCGACGTGGGGGCCGATTCGTGAAACGGTTATCCGCGAGCGGGATCGGGGCCGCAAGATTGGGCATTTGCAAATTCGTTACATCAATCCGCTTCCCAACGACCTGGAAGGCATCTTCGCCCGATTCGACAAGGTACTGGTTGTCGAGATGAACGACGAAGGGCTTTATGGATACGGCCAGCTCGCTATGCTGCTGCGGGCTCGCTACTGCAACCCAGCCATACGCAGCTTGAACAAGACCGACGGGCTTACCTTCAAGATCAAGGAGATCATGCAAGGCATCGAGGCGATCAGCCCGTTTCCAACCGCAACCCTCTAA
- a CDS encoding ATP-binding protein — translation MPQIQSQHPDQLSDPISPEASSSSETLFLLSICRDEDDAAALRADLKRSGLGEYKIQRCVNLDDALQLMQVCGFDLAFIRLDDFQNHQAAIELVRQHDPELAIVALTSHRLLNSREFQMPSGVDGNCRLEDLSPTLVSNLVSNILGQKRDRIERQRLKQELSFALEVGEMGTWSLDIETGRITLSKQAYQAIEVEASTPLPFLDDLLEIAYPPDQDRLKRLFDLSIESQGDFDAKFRLSRNGEAGPSLHVSAIYRPGGPRTHPTLAGLIKREQASSEDIQSKIEAANEAIRKALALRDEAIATASKELESLAQTLKAQEQGAKQSAVPALPAEPLPAAAPPQIPPKTSETTKGDSSPPPEKEDGPPQSAKEKPLPASQDKPQSPPRKTGLPPLASVPSPETSAPGAEPVTEDQTLGIDKSHALQQVLKSINKQKGEPIEDAFPFDFSTETVSNYTEPSPQNDGFIGAAKRLIDITQNGHDLAVTLSVDNDGAIESERERDLLFEILKELLTNVVKHARATECIIALFRDEDDWVLQVEDDGVGLENNLVSISTPLNKIGLFRIRTKLALKGGQLDLTPTFPKGLIARARLPVYLINRGAERA, via the coding sequence ATGCCGCAAATCCAAAGCCAGCATCCAGATCAGTTGAGCGATCCCATAAGTCCCGAGGCTTCCTCCTCCTCGGAAACGCTGTTCCTTCTCTCCATCTGCCGGGACGAAGACGATGCTGCCGCCCTCCGCGCCGACCTCAAGCGTTCCGGCTTGGGCGAATACAAGATCCAGCGCTGCGTCAATCTCGACGACGCCCTCCAGCTCATGCAGGTGTGCGGCTTCGACTTGGCGTTCATTCGTCTCGACGACTTCCAAAACCACCAAGCCGCCATCGAATTGGTGAGGCAGCACGACCCCGAGCTCGCCATCGTCGCGCTCACCTCGCACCGACTCCTTAACTCTCGGGAGTTCCAGATGCCCTCCGGAGTCGACGGCAACTGCCGCCTCGAAGACCTTTCCCCCACCCTCGTTTCCAACCTAGTATCCAACATCCTAGGTCAAAAGCGAGACCGCATCGAACGACAACGCCTGAAGCAGGAACTGAGCTTCGCCCTCGAAGTCGGCGAAATGGGAACCTGGAGCCTAGACATCGAAACGGGCCGCATCACCCTCAGCAAACAAGCCTACCAAGCGATCGAAGTCGAAGCGTCTACCCCCCTTCCCTTTCTCGACGATCTACTCGAAATCGCGTATCCACCCGATCAAGACAGGCTGAAACGCCTCTTCGACCTTTCCATCGAGAGCCAAGGTGATTTCGACGCAAAATTCCGCCTTTCCCGCAACGGCGAAGCAGGCCCCTCCCTTCACGTTTCAGCCATCTATCGGCCAGGAGGACCAAGAACCCACCCCACTCTCGCCGGCCTTATCAAGCGCGAACAGGCTTCATCCGAAGACATCCAGTCAAAAATCGAAGCTGCCAACGAAGCCATCCGCAAAGCCCTCGCCCTGCGAGACGAGGCCATCGCGACCGCCAGCAAGGAGCTCGAATCCCTCGCGCAAACCCTAAAGGCCCAAGAGCAAGGAGCGAAGCAAAGCGCAGTCCCGGCCCTGCCCGCCGAGCCGCTTCCAGCCGCAGCCCCTCCCCAAATTCCTCCCAAAACCAGCGAAACGACAAAGGGAGACTCCTCGCCTCCTCCCGAAAAAGAGGACGGACCTCCACAATCCGCGAAGGAAAAACCGCTCCCAGCCTCCCAAGATAAACCGCAATCTCCCCCTCGAAAGACAGGACTGCCACCGCTGGCAAGCGTCCCGTCACCTGAAACGTCAGCCCCGGGTGCGGAGCCAGTTACGGAGGACCAAACGCTCGGCATCGACAAGTCCCACGCCCTCCAGCAGGTGCTCAAGTCCATCAACAAACAAAAAGGCGAACCCATCGAGGACGCCTTCCCTTTCGACTTTTCAACCGAGACCGTTTCCAACTACACCGAGCCCAGCCCGCAAAACGACGGCTTTATCGGGGCCGCAAAGCGGCTGATCGACATCACCCAGAACGGGCACGACCTGGCCGTAACCCTCAGCGTCGACAACGACGGAGCCATCGAGAGCGAGCGCGAGCGCGACCTGCTCTTCGAGATTCTCAAGGAGCTGCTCACCAACGTCGTCAAGCACGCCCGCGCCACCGAATGCATCATCGCCCTCTTCCGCGACGAAGACGACTGGGTGCTGCAGGTCGAGGACGACGGCGTCGGCTTGGAAAACAATCTCGTATCCATTTCCACCCCGCTCAACAAGATCGGCCTCTTCCGCATCCGCACCAAGCTCGCCCTCAAAGGCGGCCAGCTCGACCTCACACCGACCTTCCCCAAAGGGCTCATCGCCCGCGCCCGCCTGCCGGTCTACTTGATCAATAGAGGCGCCGAACGCGCCTAG
- a CDS encoding MFS transporter yields MKLGERAFAVGTPFQPGRRPVHYGWVIAVVGTLGMVASVPGQTIGVNVFNEKLIEALGLSRLSVSTAYFVGTAASGFLLPFAGSLFDRLGARRMIVGASVSLALSLLYMSVVDRVAAGIEGLSVGSGLSAAIRMGALVLGFFFLRFFGQGLVMMTSRNMVGKWWVAHRGKIFSVGGIAVTVCFSLAPKLFNEMIESFGWRESWRLMALALAPGFCLVAWLLYRDNPAECKLEADAAKPLDAGRADDPEFKLVREFTRAEALRSFSFWAFSLVFALQACYFTGYAFHVIDVAADLGRGASGMLDLFVPIAILNAAVSLVVGWMSDRCRLKYLLAFMALGNALAAFALVGMQGVALSVGLVVGFGVSGGCFGAISGVFMPRFFGLKHLGAISGFFASIIVIGSAVGPLAFSLARGMAGSYAVAHGAAALLALGLVATSFWADNPQRKLAR; encoded by the coding sequence GTGAAACTTGGGGAAAGAGCGTTTGCGGTGGGCACTCCCTTCCAGCCAGGCCGGCGGCCTGTGCACTACGGATGGGTCATTGCGGTAGTGGGGACCTTGGGAATGGTGGCGAGCGTGCCGGGCCAGACTATCGGCGTGAACGTCTTCAACGAGAAGCTGATTGAAGCCTTGGGGCTGAGTCGCTTGAGCGTGAGCACGGCTTATTTCGTGGGCACTGCGGCCAGTGGCTTCCTGTTGCCCTTTGCGGGAAGTTTGTTCGATCGTTTGGGCGCTCGTCGCATGATCGTGGGCGCGAGCGTCTCTCTCGCCTTATCCCTGCTTTACATGAGCGTGGTGGACCGCGTTGCGGCGGGAATCGAGGGACTGTCTGTAGGCTCGGGCTTATCCGCTGCGATCCGTATGGGGGCTTTGGTGCTCGGCTTTTTTTTCCTGCGCTTCTTCGGCCAAGGCTTGGTGATGATGACCTCGCGCAACATGGTGGGGAAGTGGTGGGTCGCCCATCGCGGAAAGATTTTTTCGGTTGGCGGCATCGCGGTGACGGTTTGCTTCTCCTTGGCTCCGAAGCTTTTCAACGAAATGATCGAGAGCTTTGGCTGGCGAGAGTCCTGGCGCTTGATGGCCTTAGCCCTGGCTCCCGGTTTTTGCTTGGTGGCTTGGCTGCTGTATCGCGACAACCCTGCCGAGTGCAAGCTAGAGGCGGATGCGGCCAAGCCGTTGGATGCAGGTCGAGCGGATGACCCGGAATTCAAGCTCGTGCGCGAGTTCACGCGGGCGGAGGCGCTGCGCAGCTTTTCCTTTTGGGCCTTCAGCTTGGTTTTCGCTCTGCAGGCCTGCTATTTTACTGGATATGCGTTTCACGTGATCGACGTGGCGGCGGACTTGGGACGGGGCGCGAGCGGGATGCTCGACCTGTTTGTACCAATAGCGATCCTGAACGCTGCGGTGAGCTTGGTGGTTGGCTGGATGAGCGATCGCTGCCGATTGAAGTACTTGCTCGCGTTTATGGCGCTCGGCAATGCGTTGGCGGCATTTGCCTTGGTGGGGATGCAAGGCGTCGCTTTGTCCGTGGGACTGGTCGTAGGGTTTGGTGTGAGCGGTGGCTGTTTCGGAGCGATTAGCGGAGTGTTCATGCCACGCTTTTTCGGCTTGAAGCACCTTGGAGCCATCAGCGGTTTTTTCGCGTCGATCATTGTGATCGGGAGCGCGGTGGGGCCCTTGGCCTTTAGCCTGGCTCGGGGGATGGCGGGGAGCTACGCGGTCGCGCACGGGGCGGCGGCTCTGCTGGCGCTGGGCTTGGTGGCGACTTCCTTTTGGGCTGACAACCCGCAGCGAAAGTTAGCTCGCTGA
- a CDS encoding permease, translating to MEILNKVAAHTWAMIAEMGVYLLLGLAISVLLHRFLSQAWVGRLMGKRTIGSVVWGSVVGVPMPLCSCGVIPVTMSLHSKGASRGATVSFLTSTPQTGVDSFLATYGMLGPVFALYKIVVAFVSGILVGLTTDLLDKAKPSKVAPASSGAPEPESRSLKESLRYGFYTMPGDLASALIIGFILAGIISALAPADLLANIPGGALSAILLATLISVPFYICSTGSIPLALALVHSGLPISAALVLLIAGPATNIATITTMRKVLGGRSTLIYVIGVVLTTWIAAAIYHFFLDTGTLGTHAMSHEMDLAWWKHLGGAVLLLLLVFPHLKQKLTPAAAQPSCCADSSCESAANQNSVNMSTHTLSIQGMNCSHCEGSVRNGLASLPGIQVKSVDKNSATATVETETLDEAAIREKIASLGFDYQGTK from the coding sequence ATGGAAATTCTAAACAAAGTCGCCGCGCATACTTGGGCCATGATCGCAGAGATGGGAGTCTACCTCCTGCTTGGACTCGCCATATCCGTGCTGCTGCACCGTTTTCTCAGCCAAGCATGGGTCGGCCGGCTCATGGGCAAGCGTACCATCGGCTCCGTTGTCTGGGGCAGCGTCGTAGGCGTTCCCATGCCTCTGTGCTCCTGCGGGGTCATCCCCGTAACCATGAGCCTCCACTCGAAAGGCGCCAGCCGCGGGGCCACCGTGTCCTTCCTCACATCCACCCCCCAAACCGGAGTCGACTCCTTCCTCGCCACCTACGGCATGCTCGGCCCCGTGTTCGCCCTCTACAAGATCGTCGTCGCCTTCGTCTCCGGCATCCTCGTCGGCCTCACAACCGACTTGCTCGACAAAGCCAAACCTTCAAAGGTAGCGCCCGCTAGCTCCGGGGCCCCAGAACCAGAATCCCGATCCCTCAAGGAATCCCTCCGCTACGGCTTCTACACCATGCCGGGCGACCTCGCCTCCGCTCTCATCATCGGCTTCATCCTCGCCGGCATCATCAGCGCCCTCGCCCCCGCCGACCTGCTCGCCAACATCCCCGGAGGCGCCCTTTCCGCCATCCTGCTAGCCACCCTCATCTCCGTCCCGTTCTACATTTGCTCCACCGGCTCCATTCCACTCGCGCTCGCGCTCGTGCACAGCGGACTCCCCATCAGCGCCGCCCTCGTCCTTCTCATCGCCGGCCCCGCCACCAACATCGCCACCATCACCACCATGCGCAAAGTGCTCGGCGGCCGCAGCACTCTGATCTACGTGATCGGAGTCGTGCTCACAACTTGGATCGCCGCCGCCATCTACCACTTTTTCCTCGATACCGGGACCCTCGGCACCCACGCCATGTCGCACGAGATGGACCTTGCCTGGTGGAAACACCTCGGCGGAGCCGTCCTGCTCTTATTGCTCGTCTTTCCCCATCTGAAACAAAAACTCACGCCTGCCGCCGCACAGCCAAGTTGCTGCGCCGACAGCTCTTGCGAATCCGCCGCGAACCAGAATTCTGTAAACATGAGCACTCACACCCTCTCCATCCAAGGCATGAACTGCAGCCACTGCGAAGGCTCCGTGCGCAACGGACTGGCCAGCCTCCCCGGCATCCAGGTAAAGTCGGTCGACAAAAACAGCGCCACCGCCACCGTCGAAACCGAGACCCTCGACGAAGCCGCCATCCGCGAAAAGATCGCCTCACTCGGCTTCGACTACCAAGGCACCAAGTAA